A single window of Ignavibacteriales bacterium DNA harbors:
- a CDS encoding ABC transporter ATP-binding protein, translating into MLKINHIIKNFENINALNNVSLTIPKGEFFGLLGPNGAGKSTLMNIIIGYLEADSGQVYIGEEKISSQNIQLRKKIGYVPQEVSLYLELSAYKNLKIFGELYGITSKKLESKIEYVLDLVQLKDRKKDQVKEFSGGMKRRLNLAASLLHDPEIVLCDEPTVGVDPQSRNAIFDMLSELNKSGKTIVYTTHYMEEAERLCSRLAIIDHGNIIAIGTLVELINLLNRKDTIKIQKTALTQNKLSALREMGLVNEFDFYFELMPKDGYEKNSKIFGKLEEIGIPNDFIQISRATLEDVFLNLTGRSLRD; encoded by the coding sequence ATGCTTAAAATCAATCATATCATAAAAAACTTTGAAAACATCAATGCCCTTAACAACGTTAGTCTAACTATTCCGAAAGGTGAGTTTTTTGGACTTCTTGGACCGAATGGTGCCGGCAAATCTACTTTGATGAATATTATCATCGGTTATCTTGAAGCAGATAGCGGGCAAGTTTATATCGGTGAAGAAAAAATCTCTTCACAAAATATTCAGTTGCGTAAAAAGATTGGATACGTTCCGCAAGAAGTCTCGCTTTATCTTGAACTAAGCGCATATAAAAACTTGAAAATATTCGGCGAATTGTACGGTATTACTTCAAAAAAACTTGAGAGCAAAATTGAATATGTACTTGACCTGGTTCAGCTAAAAGATAGAAAGAAAGATCAGGTAAAGGAATTTTCCGGCGGGATGAAGCGCAGACTGAATCTTGCTGCAAGTTTACTTCACGATCCGGAAATTGTGTTATGCGATGAACCGACTGTTGGCGTAGATCCTCAATCCAGAAATGCAATCTTTGATATGCTCAGTGAGTTAAATAAATCCGGTAAAACAATAGTTTATACAACACATTACATGGAAGAAGCGGAACGGCTCTGCTCACGCCTTGCAATAATTGATCACGGAAATATTATTGCAATTGGAACATTGGTTGAATTGATCAACCTTCTCAATAGGAAAGACACAATAAAAATTCAAAAAACTGCTCTAACGCAAAACAAACTTTCGGCACTCCGCGAGATGGGACTGGTAAATGAATTCGATTTTTACTTTGAATTGATGCCGAAAGATGGATATGAGAAAAATTCAAAAATTTTTGGTAAGCTGGAAGAAATAGGAATACCGAACGATTTTATCCAGATCAGCCGCGCTACTCTTGAAGACGTGTTTCTAAATTTAACCGGAAGGAGTTTGAGAGATTGA
- a CDS encoding ABC transporter permease, with product MRTIIRLVQKDAARFLNDKRAVILTFLVPMVLIIIFGNIFGGDGGTRGKASLILVNESNSIVAKLFETKLDSSKALLPVKTYVAENGKDSIKFDEETAKEWVRTGKISAAVVMPKDFFTDTSTAIKFKFYYDPKNEIESNIIQGNMQQLIFTAIPKMIPILLQRRSISYLGKDSTSRFMKGISNVVHQFYGESPDSFMKKWTQIDSASLFSSSKDTSSEVNFMSNVIKFDSEQLVGKKITNPGLTRSVGGWAMMFLLFSLTGAATSIFEEKNEGTLKRLLCMPVTRAHILWSKYIYAIILGVIQLLVMFIFSWALFGVEIFANFGNLLILIIASAAAAVSFGMLITSISTTYSQANGISTLLILVMSALGGSWFPTSFLPDWMQVISKGTLTYWSMEGFLQVLWRHSNFSGIAENVLILLAIAFLINSYALIRFRRGII from the coding sequence TTGAGAACGATAATCCGATTAGTTCAAAAAGATGCCGCAAGATTTTTAAACGATAAACGTGCAGTAATTCTAACCTTCCTTGTTCCGATGGTATTGATAATAATTTTTGGAAATATTTTCGGCGGTGATGGAGGAACACGCGGTAAGGCAAGTTTGATATTGGTAAATGAAAGCAATTCAATTGTTGCAAAACTGTTCGAGACAAAATTGGATTCTTCCAAAGCACTCTTGCCGGTAAAAACTTATGTTGCTGAAAACGGAAAAGACTCGATCAAATTTGATGAAGAAACAGCAAAAGAGTGGGTGCGTACAGGAAAAATATCCGCCGCTGTTGTAATGCCAAAAGATTTCTTCACGGATACTTCAACTGCAATTAAATTTAAATTCTATTACGATCCCAAAAATGAAATCGAATCCAATATCATTCAAGGAAATATGCAGCAGTTAATTTTTACGGCTATTCCTAAAATGATACCGATACTTCTTCAAAGAAGATCAATCTCATATCTTGGTAAAGACAGTACCTCGCGTTTCATGAAAGGAATTAGCAATGTAGTGCATCAATTTTACGGTGAATCACCGGATTCGTTTATGAAGAAATGGACTCAAATTGATTCGGCTTCTTTATTCTCGAGTTCAAAAGATACAAGCAGTGAAGTAAATTTCATGTCAAATGTAATCAAATTTGATAGCGAGCAGCTTGTTGGTAAAAAAATAACAAATCCGGGTTTAACCCGTTCTGTAGGCGGCTGGGCAATGATGTTCCTTCTCTTTTCGCTGACTGGAGCCGCAACTTCAATCTTTGAAGAAAAAAATGAAGGAACCCTTAAGCGTCTGCTCTGTATGCCGGTTACTCGTGCGCATATACTTTGGAGTAAATATATCTACGCAATTATTCTTGGCGTAATTCAATTGCTAGTAATGTTCATCTTTTCATGGGCACTTTTTGGTGTGGAAATATTTGCAAATTTTGGAAACTTATTAATATTGATTATTGCATCGGCTGCGGCTGCCGTTTCATTCGGAATGCTGATTACATCAATCAGTACTACCTATAGCCAAGCCAACGGAATTTCAACACTTCTTATTTTAGTGATGTCTGCTCTTGGCGGTTCTTGGTTTCCAACTTCTTTTTTACCGGACTGGATGCAAGTTATCTCCAAAGGGACTTTAACTTACTGGTCAATGGAAGGATTTCTACAAGTATTATGGCGTCATTCAAACTTTTCTGGAATTGCCGAGAACGTTTTGATTCTTCTTGCCATTGCATTCTTGATTAATTCCTATGCACTAATTCGGTTCCGTAGAGGGATTATTTAA
- a CDS encoding 3-hydroxyacyl-CoA dehydrogenase NAD-binding domain-containing protein — translation MAEEKLKLEDLLGESSKIEGTGRIDYVAIIGAGVMGQGIAQTIANAGLDVLLVERDEEQIAKAKESLKVSMEREIARWAMTQSELKSVLSRIKWTIDMNEIPECDLVIEAVDENYDLKKKIFKELDAIAKPETIFVSNTSTLSLTKIAEVTKRRDKIIGMHFLNPVPKVPLVELVRALDTSDKTVEVSKKFAARIGKTAVEVYEYPGFVTTRAIVPLLNEAMHILLEGLASAKDIDTAMRLGYNFNTGPLEMADSMGLDEVLAWMETLWTTLGEPRYRPCPILRKLVRERKLGKKTGEGFFKYDADGKIIN, via the coding sequence ATGGCAGAAGAAAAATTGAAATTAGAAGATTTGCTCGGTGAATCATCCAAAATCGAGGGGACAGGAAGAATCGATTATGTAGCCATTATAGGCGCCGGAGTGATGGGACAAGGAATTGCTCAAACAATTGCTAATGCCGGGCTTGATGTTCTTCTAGTAGAACGGGATGAAGAGCAGATTGCGAAAGCAAAGGAAAGTCTGAAAGTTTCGATGGAACGAGAGATTGCCCGCTGGGCAATGACTCAGAGTGAATTAAAATCTGTTCTTAGCAGAATCAAATGGACAATCGACATGAACGAAATTCCGGAATGCGATCTGGTTATTGAAGCTGTTGATGAGAATTATGATCTAAAGAAAAAAATATTTAAAGAACTTGATGCGATTGCAAAACCCGAAACAATTTTTGTCTCAAACACCTCCACTCTTAGTTTGACCAAAATTGCCGAAGTAACAAAACGCCGCGACAAAATTATCGGAATGCATTTCTTAAATCCGGTACCAAAAGTTCCGTTAGTTGAATTAGTACGTGCGTTAGATACATCCGATAAAACAGTTGAAGTTAGCAAAAAATTTGCAGCACGCATCGGTAAAACCGCTGTTGAAGTTTATGAATATCCCGGATTTGTAACAACGCGTGCGATAGTTCCTCTTCTCAATGAAGCGATGCATATTCTTCTTGAAGGGCTTGCAAGCGCAAAAGATATTGATACTGCAATGCGGCTTGGCTACAACTTTAATACAGGTCCACTTGAAATGGCTGACTCGATGGGACTTGATGAAGTTCTGGCGTGGATGGAAACTTTATGGACTACTTTAGGAGAACCCCGCTATCGTCCTTGTCCAATTCTTCGCAAACTTGTAAGGGAAAGAAAACTAGGCAAGAAAACCGGCGAAGGATTTTTTAAATATGATGCAGACGGAAAAATAATCAACTAA
- a CDS encoding acetate kinase, translating to MKVLVLNCGSSSIKYQFIDTTAKITLAKGMVERIGMTSAILTHQPHEKDKIKIVGEILDHTIAIEYVVAVLLSPNHGVIKDKNEIDAVGHRVVHGGETFSGSVLITDLVMKALKDNIELAPLHNPPNIKGIQAAKSHLPNTPQVGVFDTSFHIKMPPQAYLYGIPYELYKKYKIRRYGFHGTSHRFVSERAAKMLGKPIEELKIITAHLGNGCSMAAVDGGRSVDTTMGFTPLEGLIMGTRSGDMDPSVILYIMAKEGLSLSEANTLLNKHSGLIGISGESSDMREIEEAVGEGNKKAKYAFDVFTYRIKKYIGAYAAAMGGLDAVVFTGGIGENSIMVRQNSCSNLEFLGIKLDEEANKNVKGECKISTADSKVSVLRIPTNEELVIALDTEEIVNGELAVKLAASAH from the coding sequence ATGAAAGTTTTGGTTCTTAATTGCGGAAGTTCGTCAATCAAATATCAGTTTATAGATACAACGGCAAAAATTACATTGGCAAAAGGGATGGTTGAACGTATTGGTATGACGAGCGCCATCTTAACACATCAGCCGCATGAAAAAGATAAGATTAAAATTGTTGGTGAAATACTTGATCATACAATCGCTATTGAATATGTGGTCGCAGTACTACTTTCACCAAATCATGGAGTCATTAAAGATAAAAATGAAATTGACGCGGTCGGTCACCGCGTTGTGCACGGCGGCGAGACTTTCTCCGGATCAGTTTTGATTACCGATCTTGTCATGAAAGCTCTAAAAGATAATATAGAACTTGCACCGCTTCATAATCCGCCTAACATTAAAGGTATTCAAGCAGCAAAGAGTCATCTGCCGAATACTCCTCAAGTCGGAGTTTTCGATACATCATTTCATATTAAGATGCCGCCGCAAGCTTACTTGTATGGTATTCCTTATGAACTATATAAAAAATATAAAATACGCCGTTATGGATTTCACGGTACATCTCATCGTTTTGTTTCCGAACGTGCGGCAAAAATGCTGGGTAAACCAATTGAGGAATTGAAAATAATTACTGCACATCTTGGTAATGGTTGTTCGATGGCTGCTGTAGACGGTGGAAGATCGGTTGATACTACTATGGGTTTTACTCCTCTTGAAGGCTTGATCATGGGAACCAGAAGCGGCGATATGGATCCTTCTGTAATTCTTTACATCATGGCTAAAGAAGGACTTTCACTTTCTGAGGCCAACACTCTTCTTAATAAGCATAGTGGATTAATTGGAATTAGCGGTGAAAGCAGCGACATGCGTGAGATTGAAGAAGCTGTTGGAGAGGGGAATAAAAAAGCAAAATATGCCTTCGATGTTTTCACTTATAGAATCAAAAAATATATTGGCGCTTACGCGGCAGCAATGGGAGGACTTGATGCTGTTGTTTTCACCGGTGGAATTGGCGAGAACTCAATTATGGTTCGACAAAATTCATGCTCCAATTTAGAATTTCTCGGAATTAAACTTGATGAAGAAGCAAACAAAAATGTAAAAGGGGAATGCAAAATTTCTACAGCTGACTCAAAAGTAAGTGTACTCAGAATTCCGACCAATGAAGAGTTAGTCATAGCCCTTGATACTGAAGAAATTGTAAATGGTGAACTCGCTGTTAAACTAGCCGCAAGTGCGCATTAA
- a CDS encoding SDR family oxidoreductase, with product MDLQIKGKTVLVTASSSGIGRKTAELFIKEGCKVAICSHNKENLLKTALEIKSSYGVEPLWDLCDINEPQDIEDTVGVVRKNLGDIDILVNNCGGPVPGFFEDLYDESWENAFEQVLMSTIRFTRLVLPGMKAKNSGRIINITSLSVKQPVDNLILSNSLRSAVTGFAKTLSNQVGKYNITVNNVAPGYTLTSRLHELAESRAKIANTTPEKILESMSNDVPMKRLASPEEVASLIVYLASEQAGYINGQTIAVDGGVIKSTY from the coding sequence ATGGATTTACAGATAAAAGGAAAAACAGTTTTAGTTACTGCATCAAGCAGTGGTATCGGCAGAAAGACTGCTGAGTTATTCATTAAAGAAGGATGCAAAGTAGCAATCTGTTCTCACAACAAAGAAAATCTTTTAAAAACTGCACTCGAAATTAAATCATCTTATGGCGTTGAGCCGTTATGGGATCTTTGTGATATTAACGAACCGCAAGATATTGAAGATACTGTCGGTGTTGTAAGAAAGAATTTAGGTGACATTGATATACTTGTAAATAATTGCGGAGGACCTGTACCTGGATTTTTCGAGGACCTCTATGATGAAAGCTGGGAAAATGCATTTGAACAAGTTTTGATGAGTACGATTCGTTTTACCCGTCTTGTTCTTCCCGGTATGAAAGCAAAAAATTCCGGGCGAATAATAAATATCACTTCGCTCTCTGTAAAACAACCGGTTGATAATTTAATCCTTTCCAATTCTCTAAGAAGTGCTGTAACCGGTTTCGCAAAAACTTTAAGCAATCAAGTTGGCAAATACAATATTACTGTTAATAATGTTGCACCCGGGTATACACTTACATCCCGTCTGCATGAATTAGCTGAGAGCCGCGCAAAAATCGCAAATACAACACCGGAGAAAATTTTAGAATCAATGTCTAATGATGTCCCGATGAAGCGCTTGGCAAGTCCGGAAGAAGTTGCATCACTCATTGTTTATCTCGCTTCGGAACAAGCCGGATATATAAACGGGCAGACGATTGCTGTAGACGGCGGAGTAATTAAATCAACTTATTAA